A window of Dickeya zeae NCPPB 2538 contains these coding sequences:
- the pelI gene encoding pectate lyase PelI, whose translation MFKYVLPLCALVLAAPSLATQTTLMMTQKNDVNYLGWSTDESKVARQEVYRGTTSNPDQRERIAVLDSETRTFQDADTNSGVNYWYWVDVVSDTQNQTVSNAVTNAPSTGPLRAAKASSECKPGVTFENRSVDCGGVTIGTSCPNDSDKQKPLIILKNASVKNLRISASGGADGIHCDSGNCTIENVIWEDVCEDAATNNGKTMTIIGGIAHNANGGYGGKPDKVLQQNAKNSTTVVKGNFTLTGEHGKLWRSCGDCTNNGGPRFLSVDGLIVNGTIGSIAGVNRNYGDVATLKNIKIKDYKAGKPKVCEEYIGVEKGNGESKKYKDEDQWNTANCKVSRSDVTKL comes from the coding sequence ATGTTTAAGTATGTATTGCCTCTGTGTGCACTCGTGCTAGCGGCACCGTCGCTCGCGACCCAAACCACACTGATGATGACCCAGAAAAACGATGTGAATTATCTGGGCTGGTCTACCGACGAAAGCAAAGTCGCACGCCAGGAAGTGTATCGTGGCACCACCAGTAATCCTGACCAGCGTGAGCGTATCGCTGTGCTGGACTCGGAAACTCGTACTTTTCAAGATGCCGACACCAATAGCGGCGTCAACTACTGGTACTGGGTAGATGTGGTCAGCGATACGCAAAACCAGACGGTATCAAATGCCGTGACCAACGCTCCGAGCACCGGCCCGCTGCGTGCAGCAAAAGCCAGCTCTGAGTGTAAGCCGGGCGTGACATTCGAAAACCGTAGTGTGGATTGCGGTGGTGTGACCATCGGTACGTCCTGTCCGAATGACAGCGATAAACAGAAACCGCTGATCATTTTGAAAAACGCCTCAGTGAAAAACCTGCGTATTTCCGCCTCCGGCGGCGCGGACGGCATCCACTGCGACAGCGGCAACTGCACCATCGAAAACGTCATCTGGGAAGACGTCTGCGAAGATGCCGCAACCAATAACGGCAAAACCATGACCATCATCGGCGGGATCGCGCATAACGCCAACGGTGGTTACGGTGGCAAGCCAGACAAGGTGTTGCAGCAGAATGCCAAGAACAGCACCACCGTGGTGAAGGGCAACTTCACCTTGACCGGCGAACACGGGAAACTGTGGCGCTCCTGCGGTGACTGTACCAACAACGGTGGCCCACGTTTCCTGAGTGTTGACGGCTTGATCGTTAACGGCACCATCGGCAGTATTGCTGGCGTTAACCGCAACTACGGTGATGTTGCGACACTCAAGAACATCAAAATCAAAGACTATAAAGCAGGCAAACCGAAGGTTTGCGAAGAGTACATCGGCGTCGAGAAAGGTAACGGCGAGAGCAAGAAGTACAAAGACGAAGATCAATGGAATACCGCTAACTGCAAAGTTAGCCGTTCAGATGTGACCAAACTCTGA
- a CDS encoding DUF3888 domain-containing protein encodes MWGTPVAILWGVVMAGSTLLAGCGGAEPTEQEIRQAVDESVTQTNQEIKQRVGSLFNDEMLIKINSLKILGCIRIKNKTYQCNVELDITPPQGGNKKETVMLVFIQEDGIWKLIK; translated from the coding sequence ATGTGGGGAACACCCGTTGCCATACTATGGGGTGTCGTAATGGCAGGGTCGACACTGTTGGCAGGATGTGGTGGCGCGGAACCGACAGAGCAGGAAATCAGGCAAGCCGTTGATGAGAGCGTGACGCAAACCAATCAGGAAATAAAGCAGCGAGTCGGCTCGCTTTTTAATGACGAGATGTTAATTAAAATCAATTCATTAAAAATATTGGGCTGTATTAGAATCAAAAATAAAACGTATCAATGCAATGTCGAGCTTGATATCACCCCACCGCAAGGTGGAAACAAAAAAGAAACCGTTATGCTGGTTTTTATTCAGGAAGACGGTATATGGAAACTAATCAAATAA
- a CDS encoding iron-containing alcohol dehydrogenase family protein: MTQQVFFPATVLRGVGVSQQLGAVCARFGSRVLVAGGHQALAAAQTLVIEQLRQAGVTLTAVEWSGEQCSVSQIERLCARVRETDSDLILAVGGGKALDTGKAVAFQCGIPVVTLPTIAATCAAVTPLSVRYHDDGHFHDLYHLPVAPAAVVIDSALLVRAPLRWLAAGLGDTLAKWYEFRAIDKGDDRNGFAASSRANSEICFRLIAQHGEAACRAVMEGQANDALDQVLDAIFLFAGLTSLMASGAHAAASHALYEGFTVCDKTREFGHGLLVGFGNLCLLALEQRSDEELLEAIRLAHACAVPLTLNAICPDLSEDELAAIIRASIDAPDMANMPFSVTEPMVLQAIRRVEALAVRVTVG, from the coding sequence ATGACACAACAGGTTTTCTTTCCCGCCACCGTGTTACGTGGCGTCGGGGTCAGTCAGCAGTTGGGGGCGGTGTGTGCCCGGTTCGGTAGTCGGGTTCTGGTGGCAGGAGGGCATCAGGCGCTGGCAGCCGCACAAACACTGGTAATAGAGCAACTGCGGCAGGCTGGGGTGACGCTGACGGCGGTGGAGTGGTCCGGTGAGCAGTGCAGTGTCAGCCAGATAGAGCGGTTGTGTGCGCGAGTGCGTGAAACCGACAGCGATCTGATCCTGGCGGTCGGCGGCGGTAAAGCACTGGATACCGGGAAAGCGGTGGCGTTTCAGTGTGGCATTCCGGTAGTGACATTGCCGACTATTGCTGCTACCTGCGCGGCGGTGACCCCGCTGTCGGTGCGTTACCATGATGACGGTCATTTCCACGATTTGTATCACCTGCCGGTGGCCCCCGCCGCCGTGGTGATAGACAGCGCGCTGCTGGTGCGTGCGCCGCTGCGCTGGCTGGCTGCCGGGTTAGGGGATACGCTGGCCAAATGGTATGAGTTCCGTGCGATTGATAAAGGTGACGATAGAAATGGTTTTGCGGCGTCGTCACGTGCTAACAGCGAGATCTGCTTTCGGTTGATAGCGCAGCACGGTGAGGCCGCCTGCCGTGCGGTAATGGAAGGGCAAGCCAATGACGCACTTGATCAGGTGCTGGATGCCATCTTCCTGTTTGCCGGGCTGACATCGCTGATGGCCAGTGGCGCGCATGCCGCCGCTTCCCATGCGCTGTATGAAGGGTTCACCGTGTGTGATAAAACCCGTGAATTTGGTCACGGCTTGCTGGTCGGTTTTGGCAATTTGTGTCTGCTAGCGCTGGAACAGCGTAGCGATGAGGAGTTGCTGGAAGCGATTCGGCTGGCGCATGCCTGTGCGGTGCCACTAACGTTGAATGCTATCTGCCCGGACCTGTCTGAAGATGAACTGGCGGCGATTATTCGTGCCTCGATTGACGCGCCGGATATGGCGAACATGCCGTTTAGCGTGACCGAACCGATGGTGCTTCAGGCGATACGCCGGGTCGAAGCGCTGGCGGTGCGCGTCACAGTCGGGTAA